From Paenibacillus polymyxa, the proteins below share one genomic window:
- a CDS encoding zinc-binding dehydrogenase, translated as MIRTIVVDPHAPSHLAFKEVDAPQPKPWEALVQVKAVSLNRGEVSDAKNQEISSRPGWDFAGIVIEPAENGAGPQKGARVVGLLPMGAWSEQVAAPVSLLAEIPDKLTFTEAATLPVAGLTALYALRKGGMLLGKRIFITGSSGGVGLFAHQLAVQSGAYVVGTASTEEKAELVREVGSDEVIIGYSAISSASKFGPYDLIIDSVGGNALAALLPQLAPQGICVAVGFSSSNTAMIDMKNMVTSGGRTLYSFFLGEELTRQSAADDLSLLARLVTDERLIPRIQVEAPWTEIDAVARNLMERKFSGKAVLHLD; from the coding sequence ATGATTCGTACTATTGTTGTTGATCCGCATGCCCCGTCTCATTTGGCCTTCAAGGAAGTTGACGCCCCGCAGCCTAAGCCATGGGAAGCGCTTGTGCAAGTGAAGGCCGTCTCACTCAACCGCGGTGAAGTGAGTGACGCTAAAAATCAGGAAATATCTAGCCGTCCTGGCTGGGATTTCGCCGGGATTGTCATCGAGCCGGCAGAGAACGGCGCAGGACCGCAAAAAGGGGCTAGGGTTGTTGGTTTGCTCCCGATGGGAGCCTGGAGCGAGCAAGTGGCTGCTCCCGTATCGTTGTTGGCCGAAATCCCAGACAAACTCACTTTTACGGAGGCGGCTACCCTCCCCGTAGCAGGGCTCACGGCTCTTTATGCACTTCGAAAAGGCGGCATGCTGCTTGGCAAACGGATTTTCATTACAGGCTCTAGCGGCGGAGTTGGGCTATTCGCCCATCAGCTTGCAGTCCAATCCGGCGCATACGTTGTAGGTACGGCAAGCACGGAAGAGAAGGCTGAGCTTGTTCGGGAGGTCGGATCCGACGAAGTGATCATTGGATATTCCGCAATTTCATCAGCCAGCAAATTTGGGCCGTACGATCTGATCATCGATTCAGTAGGCGGCAATGCACTGGCGGCGTTGCTGCCGCAGCTAGCGCCCCAAGGGATTTGCGTTGCGGTAGGATTTTCCTCTTCAAATACCGCAATGATCGATATGAAGAATATGGTGACCAGCGGAGGAAGAACCTTGTACAGCTTCTTTTTAGGTGAGGAACTCACTCGTCAATCAGCCGCGGACGATCTGAGTTTGCTGGCCCGGCTGGTCACAGATGAGCGGTTAATCCCACGAATCCAAGTGGAGGCGCCTTGGACCGAAATTGACGCCGTTGCCCGTAATCTTATGGAACGGAAATTCTCGGGCAAAGCCGTGCTTCACTTAGATTGA
- a CDS encoding helix-turn-helix domain-containing protein, translating into MNTLGHQCRNLRLLHKWTQEELANKIGVTKQVVSNWERNVARPEINHLIIFSKGF; encoded by the coding sequence ATGAATACTTTGGGACACCAATGTAGAAATTTAAGACTACTCCATAAATGGACACAAGAGGAACTTGCTAATAAAATCGGGGTAACTAAACAGGTTGTTTCTAATTGGGAGCGAAATGTAGCACGGCCTGAAATTAATCATTTAATAATCTTTAGCAAAGGTTTTTGA
- a CDS encoding TnsA endonuclease N-terminal domain-containing protein has translation MTVHDVPSIGIVTRILGWKSGRLHHYLSKHFELTHHYQMEWSEQVIDIREQFPLLPLDKTLYIAQKLGIKHPTDPKNKLPIIMTTDMLLTIKQEESIKFIAYFLRKLQENKMNYLVYQVGTACKS, from the coding sequence TTGACTGTACATGATGTACCTTCAATAGGGATAGTTACTCGAATTCTTGGTTGGAAAAGTGGTCGACTTCACCATTATCTGTCTAAACACTTTGAATTGACACATCATTACCAAATGGAGTGGTCAGAGCAAGTGATTGATATTCGCGAACAATTTCCTTTATTACCCCTAGATAAAACCCTCTATATTGCACAAAAGTTAGGCATTAAACATCCAACTGACCCCAAGAATAAGCTTCCCATCATTATGACTACAGATATGTTACTTACAATAAAACAAGAAGAAAGTATAAAATTTATTGCATATTTTTTGCGAAAGTTACAAGAGAACAAGATGAATTATTTGGTTTACCAAGTGGGTACTGCATGCAAATCGTGA